CGCGCGCTGCGCGCGTCGCGGGATGGACGGCGGCGGTCTACCCGAACCTGATCGCGTTCTCGCACTACTTCTGGACGGAGACGTTCTTCACCTTCGTCCTGCTCGCGCTCTTCGCAGTGCTCTTCGCGGGCGGCGGCGGGCTCGTGTCGATGCGGCGGGCGGCGGCGGCCGGCGTCGTGCTCGCGGTCGGCGCGCTGACGCGCTCGACGCTGCTGTGGTTCGCGCCGGTGCTCGTGCTCTTCATGGCGCTGCTCGACGAGGGCGCGACGGGCTGGCCGCGGCTCGGCGCGGTCCGCTGGCGACCCGCGCTCGCGCGCGGCGGCGCGATGATCGGCGTCGCGCTCGCACTGATCGCGCCGTGGACGATCCGCAACTGGCTCGTCCACGACGGCTTCGTGCTGATCGACACCAACGCCCCGTACAACCTGTGGAGGGGCAACGCGCCCGGCGCGATGCTGATGGCGTCGCAGCCGCAGGCGCCGCGCTACGGCTGGCCGTTCCAGCGCATCGTCATGCACCCGGTCGCCAACCTGAACGGGCCCGTCCTGGTGGCCAAGTACCGCCAGGCGCATCCCGACGACCCGATGCCGACCGATCTCGCGCTGACGCGCTACGCGAGCGAGGTCGCGTGGGCGCAGATCCGCGGGCGCCCCGACCGCGCGCTCGCGAACGCGTGGCAGAAGCTCGTCGACATGTGGAACCCGACCTCGTTCCTGCTGCGCCACTTCGAGCTCGGCGCGTACGGGCCGGTGTCGCCCGCGGTGCGGATGGCGGCGTCGGCGGCCGCCGTGGTCTCCTATCTCGCGGTCGCGCTGCTCGCGG
This genomic interval from Myxococcota bacterium contains the following:
- a CDS encoding glycosyltransferase family 39 protein produces the protein MSQQAAPSPRAPASASFRRSAWVLFGAAFAIRLLALWASGDAGELVKDEINYVQRANALLDGEGYLGSYQSWVRHDPAPLSERPQYPGAFQPPAYPTFLAAVLAATGRSTQAVQVVQCALSAATCVLLLALGRAWVGARAARVAGWTAAVYPNLIAFSHYFWTETFFTFVLLALFAVLFAGGGGLVSMRRAAAAGVVLAVGALTRSTLLWFAPVLVLFMALLDEGATGWPRLGAVRWRPALARGGAMIGVALALIAPWTIRNWLVHDGFVLIDTNAPYNLWRGNAPGAMLMASQPQAPRYGWPFQRIVMHPVANLNGPVLVAKYRQAHPDDPMPTDLALTRYASEVAWAQIRGRPDRALANAWQKLVDMWNPTSFLLRHFELGAYGPVSPAVRMAASAAAVVSYLAVALLAVVGLAAGLHDRRMWLVLAFVGYLSAVSALAFGLTRFRIPLMPLLMLPAAAALERLVTPRGRAATPSAASSPPGEPAV